Proteins from a genomic interval of Polyodon spathula isolate WHYD16114869_AA chromosome 1, ASM1765450v1, whole genome shotgun sequence:
- the LOC121330881 gene encoding T-cell acute lymphocytic leukemia protein 2-like gives MTRKVFTNTRERWRQQNVNSAFAELRKLIPTHPPEKKLSKNEILRLAMKYINFLVQLLDSQSSKPASHSPGSLLHFLRGNVERLNSVKQWGLNSDTDIPSPSSSSGSSESW, from the coding sequence ATGACCAGGAAGGTTTTCACAAACACCAGGGAGCGATGGAGACAGCAAAATGTAAACAGCGCCTTCGCTGAGTTGCGAAAACTCATCCCCACCCACCCCCCGGAGAAGAAACTGAGTAAAAATGAGATTCTGCGTCTGGCCATGAAATATATTAACTTCTTGGTGCAGCTGCTAGATAGCCAGAGCAGCAAGCCGGCATCGCACTCACCTGGGTCCCTCCTTCACTTCTTGAGGGGCAATGTTGAGCGCCTGAACTCCGTGAAGCAATGGGGGCTCAACAGTGACACTGACATCCCATCCCCTAGCTCAAGCAGTGGCAGTTCTGAATCCTGGTAG